A segment of the Streptomyces sp. NBC_01235 genome:
CGCTGGTAGGAGTTGTAGGGGCTCTCGAGGCGGGTGTCGTTCTCCGTCGTCCTCAGTGTGGAGCGGTTCAGCGCGTAGTTGATGGTGGAGTCCATCTGCAACGGCATCCCGCGCTCCAGGCGGTTGAACACGACCCGGGCCACCTTGCCCATGTCCGCCTTGGTGGCGGCCTCGGCCTGGACGAGGCTGGCGATGGTGACCGCCTGATAGACGTTCATGGCGTTGCGCTGGGCGCCTGCCGCGATCGGCGCCCCGTTGAACTTCTTGTTCGCCGTGTCGACCATGTACGACAGCATCCTCTGCGGCGTCGCCTTCTTGCCCAGCGGATACGTCGCCGGGAAGAGGTAGCCCTCCGGGTTGCCCTCGGCGTCGTTCGGCAGTTTCAGACCGGCCTTCGGCAGCGTCTTCCTGGTGGTGCCGGGCGGCAGGGCGAGCGCCTTGTCGACGGCCTCGTAGATCTGGCTCGCGCGCCAGCCCTCCGGGATGACCAGGGCCATCGGCTTCGGCTTCTCCTTCGCGTGCTCCAGGCTCAGCAGCGGCACCGCCACGGCGGTGCCGGCCACGACGGCTCCGGTCGCGATGAGGACGAGACGGCCCCGGCGCGTCAGTCGAAT
Coding sequences within it:
- the mltG gene encoding endolytic transglycosylase MltG — protein: MQMNTPPRSTIRLTRRGRLVLIATGAVVAGTAVAVPLLSLEHAKEKPKPMALVIPEGWRASQIYEAVDKALALPPGTTRKTLPKAGLKLPNDAEGNPEGYLFPATYPLGKKATPQRMLSYMVDTANKKFNGAPIAAGAQRNAMNVYQAVTIASLVQAEAATKADMGKVARVVFNRLERGMPLQMDSTINYALNRSTLRTTENDTRLESPYNSYQRMGLPPTPIDNPGEDAMRAAISPAPGDWLYFVTVRPGDTRFTASYAEHQRNVAEFNRNQKAPKSTSSAAK